A single window of Deltaproteobacteria bacterium DNA harbors:
- a CDS encoding SEC-C domain-containing protein → MESLLDVDQLGARLDERLAPAFEKKEILAALGALGGPRAEQLLAGYLVDPDPGLEHLAMMALVQARAASPEGAGYSRNSPCPCGSGAKWKHCCAGEQTAWSRERRTIRADLNELWR, encoded by the coding sequence TTGGAGAGCCTTCTCGACGTGGATCAACTCGGGGCGCGGCTGGACGAGCGGCTCGCACCGGCGTTCGAGAAGAAGGAGATCCTGGCGGCGCTGGGCGCGCTGGGCGGGCCACGGGCGGAGCAACTGCTCGCGGGCTACCTGGTGGATCCGGATCCGGGCTTGGAGCACCTGGCGATGATGGCGCTGGTGCAGGCGCGCGCGGCGTCGCCGGAGGGCGCGGGCTACTCGCGGAACTCGCCGTGTCCGTGCGGCTCGGGAGCAAAGTGGAAGCACTGCTGCGCCGGCGAGCAGACCGCGTGGAGCCGCGAGCGGCGAACGATCCGCGCCGACCTCAACGAACTTTGGCGCTGA